A region from the Hypericibacter adhaerens genome encodes:
- a CDS encoding NADH-quinone oxidoreductase subunit C, giving the protein MTQSPQIATGTLKDLGEYVAAAMPAEVTRWEIKNRELIVWVARPSIVKVLTYLRDDSHCLFKQLVDVCGVDYPEREERFEVVYNLLSIKHNNRIRVKVATTADEPVPSVVSVFNSANWFEREAWDLYGIFFSDHPDLRRILTDYGFEGHPFRKDFPLTGYVEVRYDEEQKRVVYDKVKLVQDFRVFDFESPWEGILTRLPGDEKANKPS; this is encoded by the coding sequence ATGACGCAATCCCCTCAGATCGCGACCGGCACGCTCAAGGACCTTGGCGAGTATGTCGCCGCCGCGATGCCGGCCGAGGTCACGCGCTGGGAGATTAAGAACCGCGAGCTCATCGTCTGGGTGGCGCGGCCTTCGATCGTGAAGGTCCTGACCTATCTGCGCGACGACAGCCATTGCCTCTTCAAGCAGCTCGTCGACGTCTGCGGCGTCGACTATCCGGAGCGCGAGGAGCGTTTCGAGGTCGTCTACAATCTGCTGAGCATCAAGCACAACAACCGGATCCGGGTGAAGGTGGCAACCACCGCCGACGAGCCGGTGCCCTCGGTCGTGAGCGTCTTCAACTCGGCCAACTGGTTCGAGCGCGAGGCCTGGGACCTCTACGGGATCTTCTTCTCCGATCATCCCGACCTGCGCCGCATCCTCACCGACTACGGCTTCGAGGGCCATCCCTTCCGCAAGGACTTCCCGCTGACCGGCTATGTCGAGGTCCGCTACGACGAGGAGCAGAAGCGGGTCGTCTACGACAAGGTCAAGCTGGTCCAGGACTTCCGGGTGTTCGATTTCGAGAGCCCCTGGGAAGGGATCCTGACGCGCCTGCCGGGCGACGAGAAGGCGAACAAGCCGTCATGA
- the nuoE gene encoding NADH-quinone oxidoreductase subunit NuoE has product MSASPSSSPAGPTSFAFTPENKAEADKIIARYPAGRQQSAVMGLLWLAQRQSGGWLPRAAMEHVAQVLGMAPIRVYEVASFYTMYNLKPVGQNHIQLCRTTPCWLRGSEGLREACEKKLGIGLGEVTPDGKFSLIEVECLGACVNAPMVQINDDFYEDLDPKRFEAVLDALARGEKPKTGSQSGRQGSAPDGGPTTLLNAGAKAGE; this is encoded by the coding sequence ATGAGTGCCTCTCCGTCTTCCAGTCCCGCGGGGCCGACCAGCTTCGCCTTCACGCCCGAGAACAAGGCGGAAGCCGACAAGATCATCGCGCGCTACCCGGCCGGCCGGCAGCAGAGCGCCGTGATGGGCCTGCTCTGGCTGGCGCAGCGGCAGTCCGGCGGCTGGCTGCCGCGCGCGGCGATGGAGCATGTGGCCCAGGTTCTCGGCATGGCGCCGATCCGGGTCTACGAGGTCGCTTCCTTCTACACGATGTACAACCTCAAACCGGTCGGTCAGAACCATATCCAGCTCTGCCGCACCACGCCCTGCTGGCTGCGCGGCTCGGAAGGCTTGCGCGAGGCTTGCGAGAAGAAGCTCGGCATCGGCCTGGGCGAGGTGACACCCGACGGCAAGTTCTCGCTGATCGAGGTGGAGTGCCTCGGCGCCTGCGTGAACGCGCCGATGGTCCAGATCAACGACGATTTCTACGAGGACCTCGATCCGAAGCGGTTCGAGGCGGTGCTCGATGCGCTGGCGCGGGGCGAGAAGCCGAAGACCGGTTCGCAGAGCGGGCGGCAGGGTTCCGCACCCGATGGCGGGCCGACGACGCTGCTGAACGCCGGCGCAAAGGCGGGGGAGTAG
- the nuoG gene encoding NADH-quinone oxidoreductase subunit NuoG gives MPKLTIDGQQIEVPAGLTVLQACELAGAEIPRFCYHERLSVAGNCRMCLVEMEKSPKPIASCAMPVADGMVIKTNTPLVHKARNGVMEFLLINHPLDCPICDQGGECDLQDQAMAFGYDRSRYREAKRGVVDKDFGPLIKTAMTRCIQCTRCVRFSTEIAGIETMGAAGRGEHMEIVTYVGQAINSELSGNLIDVCPVGALLSKPYAFSARPWELVKTESVDVLDAVGSAIRIDSRGREVMRVLPRLNEAVNEEWISDKTRFACDGLKRQRLDRPYVRQNGKLVPASWEEAFAAVVQRLKGVPGERVAAIAGDLCDLESMYALKGLMGALGSPHLDCRQDGAAIDPSVRGGYLFNTGIVGIEQADLCLLIGTNPRWEAPLINARLRKRHLMGGFTVASVGPAVNLTYPAETLGAGPDTLAAIAEGRHPFAEKLKAAKKPMLILGQGAISRPDGAAVLALARKLAESFNLVREDWNGFNMLHTAAARVGGLDIGFVPGANGRNVWGILEGAGSGTIDVVYLLGADEIDTRRLGKAFVIYQGHHGDAGAHRADVILPGAAYTEKSGTYVNTEGRVQQGRLATFAPGDAREDWTILRALSERLGRKLPFDSLDQLRQQLLKQHPDLAALEEKPKAAWGSFGRAGNLEAAPFRLPIDNFYMTDPISRSSATMAECSEMFLGPKAKTGTHD, from the coding sequence ATGCCGAAACTGACCATAGACGGCCAACAGATCGAGGTGCCGGCGGGCCTGACCGTGCTCCAGGCCTGCGAGCTGGCCGGGGCCGAGATTCCGCGCTTCTGCTATCACGAGCGCCTCTCGGTCGCCGGCAATTGCCGCATGTGCCTGGTCGAGATGGAGAAGTCGCCGAAGCCCATCGCCTCCTGCGCGATGCCGGTGGCCGACGGCATGGTGATCAAGACCAACACGCCCCTGGTCCACAAGGCCCGCAACGGCGTGATGGAGTTCCTGCTGATCAACCATCCGCTCGACTGCCCGATCTGCGACCAGGGCGGGGAATGCGACCTGCAGGATCAGGCCATGGCCTTCGGCTATGACCGCAGCCGCTACCGCGAGGCCAAGCGCGGCGTGGTCGACAAGGATTTCGGGCCGCTGATCAAGACGGCGATGACCCGCTGCATCCAGTGCACGCGCTGCGTGCGCTTCTCGACCGAGATCGCCGGCATCGAGACCATGGGCGCCGCCGGACGCGGCGAGCATATGGAGATCGTCACCTATGTGGGACAGGCGATCAATTCGGAACTCTCGGGCAACCTGATCGATGTCTGCCCGGTGGGAGCGCTGCTCTCCAAGCCCTACGCCTTCAGCGCGCGGCCCTGGGAGCTGGTGAAGACCGAATCGGTCGATGTGCTGGACGCGGTCGGCAGCGCCATCCGCATCGACAGCCGCGGCCGCGAGGTCATGCGCGTGCTGCCCCGCCTCAACGAGGCGGTGAACGAGGAATGGATCTCCGACAAGACCCGCTTCGCCTGCGACGGGCTCAAGCGCCAGCGGCTCGACCGGCCTTATGTCCGGCAGAACGGCAAGCTGGTGCCGGCGAGCTGGGAAGAGGCCTTCGCCGCGGTCGTCCAGCGCCTGAAGGGCGTGCCGGGCGAGCGCGTCGCCGCCATCGCCGGCGATCTCTGCGACCTCGAATCCATGTATGCGCTCAAGGGTCTGATGGGCGCGCTGGGTTCGCCCCACCTGGATTGCCGCCAGGACGGGGCCGCGATCGACCCCTCGGTGCGCGGCGGCTATCTCTTCAATACCGGCATCGTCGGCATCGAGCAGGCGGATCTCTGCCTCCTGATCGGCACCAACCCGCGCTGGGAAGCGCCGCTCATCAATGCGCGGCTGCGCAAGCGCCATCTGATGGGCGGCTTCACCGTCGCGTCGGTCGGGCCGGCCGTCAACCTGACCTACCCGGCCGAGACGCTGGGGGCGGGCCCGGACACGCTGGCGGCGATCGCCGAGGGGCGCCATCCCTTCGCCGAAAAGCTCAAGGCCGCCAAGAAGCCGATGCTGATCCTGGGGCAGGGCGCCATCAGCCGCCCCGACGGCGCCGCCGTCCTGGCGCTCGCCCGCAAGCTTGCGGAGAGCTTCAACCTGGTCCGCGAGGACTGGAACGGCTTCAACATGCTCCATACCGCGGCCGCCCGCGTGGGCGGGCTCGATATCGGCTTCGTGCCGGGAGCGAACGGCCGCAACGTCTGGGGCATCCTCGAAGGTGCCGGCAGCGGCACGATCGATGTCGTCTATCTCCTGGGCGCGGACGAGATCGACACCCGCCGCCTCGGCAAGGCTTTCGTGATCTATCAGGGCCATCACGGCGATGCCGGCGCGCACCGCGCCGACGTGATCCTGCCGGGCGCCGCCTATACCGAGAAGAGCGGCACCTATGTCAACACCGAGGGCCGCGTGCAGCAGGGCCGCCTCGCCACCTTCGCACCCGGCGACGCGCGCGAGGACTGGACCATCCTGCGCGCGCTTTCCGAGCGGCTCGGCAGGAAGCTGCCCTTCGACAGCCTGGACCAGCTGCGCCAGCAGCTCCTGAAGCAGCACCCAGATCTCGCGGCCCTGGAGGAGAAACCCAAGGCGGCCTGGGGCAGCTTCGGCAGGGCCGGCAACCTGGAGGCCGCGCCGTTCCGGCTCCCCATCGACAATTTCTACATGACCGACCCGATCAGCCGTTCCTCGGCCACCATGGCCGAATGCAGCGAGATGTTCCTGGGTCCCAAAGCGAAGACGGGCACCCATGACTGA
- a CDS encoding NADH-quinone oxidoreductase subunit D → MSENQIKPLTMNFGPQHPAAHGVLRLVMEMDGEVIERLDPHIGLLHRGTEKLIEYKTYVQAIPYFDRLDYVSPMCQEHAFVLGVEKLLGLEVPLRGQYIRVLFDEITRILNHLLNVPAYAMDVGAVTPFLWCFEQRELLMEFYERVSGARLHAAYYRPGGVHQDLPAGLLDDIMKWAEGFPKILDDIEGLLTENRIFKQRLVDIGIISAAEALDWGFTGPMLRGSGVPWDLRKAQPYMVYDRMKFDVPIGKTGDCYDRYLVRMEEMRQSLRIVKQCCQEMPGGPATSDDRKITPPKRGDMKRSMEALIHHFKLYTEGFHVPPGETYTAVEAPKGEFGVYLVSDGSNKPYRCKIRAPGFPHLAAIDHVSRGYMLADSVAILGSMDIVFGEIDR, encoded by the coding sequence ATGAGCGAGAATCAGATCAAGCCGCTGACCATGAATTTCGGGCCGCAGCATCCGGCGGCCCACGGCGTGCTGCGCCTGGTCATGGAGATGGACGGCGAGGTGATCGAGCGGCTCGATCCGCATATCGGGCTCCTGCACCGCGGCACCGAGAAGCTGATCGAGTACAAGACCTACGTCCAGGCGATCCCCTATTTCGACCGGCTCGATTACGTCTCGCCGATGTGCCAGGAGCATGCCTTCGTGCTCGGCGTCGAGAAGCTCCTGGGCCTCGAGGTGCCGCTGCGCGGCCAGTATATCCGCGTGCTGTTCGACGAGATCACGCGCATCCTCAACCACCTGCTGAACGTCCCGGCCTATGCCATGGACGTCGGCGCGGTCACGCCCTTCCTCTGGTGCTTCGAGCAGCGCGAGCTCCTGATGGAGTTCTACGAGCGGGTCTCGGGCGCGCGGCTCCACGCCGCCTATTACCGTCCGGGCGGCGTGCATCAGGACCTGCCGGCGGGCCTCCTCGACGACATCATGAAATGGGCCGAGGGCTTCCCGAAGATCCTCGACGATATCGAAGGGCTGCTCACCGAGAACCGCATCTTCAAGCAGCGGCTGGTCGATATCGGCATCATCAGCGCCGCCGAGGCGCTCGACTGGGGCTTCACCGGTCCGATGCTGCGCGGCTCGGGCGTGCCCTGGGACCTGCGCAAGGCGCAGCCCTACATGGTCTACGACCGGATGAAATTCGACGTGCCGATCGGCAAGACCGGCGACTGCTACGACCGCTATCTCGTGCGCATGGAAGAGATGCGCCAGTCCCTGCGCATCGTGAAGCAGTGCTGCCAGGAGATGCCGGGCGGCCCCGCCACCAGCGACGACCGCAAGATCACGCCGCCCAAGCGCGGCGACATGAAGCGCTCGATGGAAGCGCTGATCCATCACTTCAAGCTCTATACCGAGGGCTTCCACGTGCCGCCCGGCGAGACCTACACCGCGGTCGAGGCGCCCAAGGGCGAGTTCGGCGTCTATCTGGTGTCGGACGGCAGCAACAAGCCCTACCGCTGCAAGATTCGCGCGCCGGGCTTCCCGCATCTGGCGGCCATCGACCATGTCAGCCGCGGCTACATGCTGGCGGATTCGGTGGCGATCCTGGGTTCCATGGACATCGTGTTCGGCGAGATCGATCGATGA
- the lon gene encoding endopeptidase La, whose product MIETQNGTLYPVLPLRDIVVFPHMIVPLFVGREKSVRALEDVMKDDKQILLVTQKNAAQDDPTTADIYSVGTLGTVLQLLKLPDGTVKVLVEGGKRARILKYTENEAFFEAFAEPLEEEAGDTKEIEALARTVVSQFEQYIKLNKKVPPEVLVSINQIEEPGKLADTVASHLSLKIPEKQDLLEATSVGQRLERVYGFMESEIGVLQVEKRIRSRVKRQMEKTQREYYLNEQLKAIQKELGEGEDGRDELAELEEKIAKTKFSKEAREKAQAEVKKLRSMSPMSAEATVVRNYLDWMLSIPWKKPTKVKRDIKLAEKVLNSDHYGLEKVKERILEYLAVQQRMNKIKGPILCLVGPPGVGKTSLGKSIAKATGRNFVRMSLGGVRDEAEVRGHRRTYIGSMPGKVIQGMKKAKSSNPLFLLDEVDKLGADWRGDPSAALLEVLDPEQNSTFNDHYLEVDYDLSDVMFVTTANTLRMPQPLLDRMEVIRIPGYTEDEKVEIAKRHLLPKQVKEHGLKKNEWAISDDALRDLIRYYTREAGVRNLERELANLARKSVKEILMKNLKKVTISRRNLAKYAGVRRYRYGEVEAEDLVGITTGLAWTEVGGEILQIEAVTLPGKGRVITTGKLGDVMKESVQAAESYVKSRATAFGIKPTLFEKKDIHVHVPEGATPKDGPSAGIAMFTSIVSVLTGIPVRRDVAMTGEITLRGRVLPIGGLKEKLLAALRAGTKIVMIPSENEKDLADIPDNVKRELKIIPVSNADEVLRNALTKEPTPIEWTEPDEVRKLPTEDAEESRGGIVTH is encoded by the coding sequence ATGATCGAAACCCAGAACGGCACTCTCTATCCAGTCCTTCCGCTGCGGGACATTGTCGTGTTCCCGCACATGATCGTTCCGCTGTTCGTCGGCCGCGAGAAGTCGGTCCGCGCGCTCGAAGACGTGATGAAGGATGACAAGCAGATCCTGCTCGTCACCCAGAAGAATGCGGCCCAGGACGACCCCACCACCGCCGACATCTACAGCGTCGGCACGCTCGGCACCGTGCTGCAGCTGCTGAAGCTTCCCGACGGCACCGTGAAGGTGCTGGTCGAGGGCGGCAAGCGCGCGCGCATCCTGAAATACACCGAGAACGAAGCCTTCTTCGAGGCTTTCGCCGAGCCGCTCGAGGAAGAGGCCGGCGACACCAAGGAGATCGAGGCGCTGGCCCGCACCGTGGTGTCCCAGTTCGAGCAGTACATCAAGCTCAACAAGAAGGTGCCGCCCGAGGTGCTGGTCTCGATCAACCAGATCGAGGAGCCGGGCAAGCTCGCGGACACGGTCGCCTCGCATCTCTCGCTCAAGATCCCCGAGAAGCAGGACCTGCTGGAGGCCACCTCCGTCGGGCAGCGGCTCGAGCGCGTCTATGGCTTCATGGAGAGCGAGATCGGCGTGCTGCAGGTCGAGAAGCGCATCCGCAGCCGCGTCAAGCGCCAGATGGAGAAGACCCAGCGCGAGTACTATCTGAACGAGCAGCTGAAGGCGATCCAGAAGGAGCTGGGCGAGGGCGAGGACGGCCGCGACGAGCTGGCCGAGCTCGAGGAGAAGATCGCCAAGACCAAGTTCTCCAAGGAAGCGCGCGAGAAGGCCCAGGCGGAGGTCAAGAAGCTCCGCTCCATGAGCCCGATGTCGGCCGAGGCGACGGTGGTGCGCAACTACCTCGACTGGATGCTGTCGATTCCGTGGAAGAAGCCGACCAAGGTCAAGCGCGACATCAAGCTGGCCGAGAAGGTGCTCAACTCGGACCACTACGGTCTCGAGAAGGTCAAGGAGCGCATCCTCGAGTATCTCGCGGTCCAGCAGCGCATGAACAAGATCAAGGGGCCGATCCTCTGCCTGGTCGGGCCTCCGGGCGTGGGCAAGACCTCGCTCGGCAAGTCGATCGCCAAGGCCACGGGCCGGAACTTCGTGCGCATGTCGCTGGGCGGCGTGCGCGACGAGGCCGAGGTCCGCGGTCACCGGCGCACCTATATCGGCTCGATGCCGGGCAAGGTGATCCAGGGCATGAAGAAGGCGAAGTCCTCGAACCCGCTCTTCCTCCTCGACGAGGTGGACAAGCTGGGCGCGGACTGGCGCGGCGATCCCTCCGCGGCGCTGCTCGAGGTCCTCGATCCCGAGCAGAACTCGACCTTCAACGACCACTATCTCGAGGTGGATTACGACCTCTCCGACGTCATGTTCGTGACGACGGCGAACACGCTGCGCATGCCGCAGCCGCTGCTCGACCGCATGGAGGTCATCCGCATCCCCGGCTACACCGAGGACGAGAAGGTGGAGATCGCCAAGCGCCACCTGCTGCCGAAGCAGGTGAAGGAGCACGGCCTGAAGAAGAACGAGTGGGCCATCTCGGATGACGCGCTGCGCGACCTGATCCGCTACTACACCCGCGAGGCGGGCGTGCGTAACCTCGAGCGCGAGCTCGCCAACCTGGCGCGCAAGAGCGTGAAAGAGATTCTGATGAAGAATCTCAAGAAGGTGACGATCTCGCGCCGCAACCTCGCGAAATACGCGGGCGTGCGCCGCTATCGTTACGGCGAGGTCGAGGCCGAGGATCTGGTGGGCATCACCACGGGTCTGGCCTGGACCGAGGTCGGCGGCGAGATCCTGCAGATCGAAGCGGTCACCTTGCCCGGCAAGGGTCGTGTGATCACGACCGGCAAGCTGGGCGACGTGATGAAGGAATCCGTCCAGGCGGCCGAGAGCTACGTGAAGTCGCGGGCGACCGCATTCGGCATCAAGCCGACGCTGTTCGAGAAGAAGGACATCCATGTGCATGTGCCCGAAGGGGCCACGCCGAAGGACGGTCCTTCCGCCGGCATCGCGATGTTCACGTCGATTGTGTCCGTTTTGACAGGAATCCCGGTGCGGCGCGATGTCGCCATGACGGGCGAGATCACCTTGCGCGGCCGCGTGCTTCCGATCGGCGGTCTCAAGGAAAAGCTGCTCGCGGCGCTGCGGGCGGGCACGAAGATCGTGATGATCCCATCGGAAAACGAGAAGGACTTGGCCGACATACCGGACAACGTTAAACGCGAGCTTAAGATCATCCCGGTGTCGAACGCGGATGAGGTTCTGCGCAACGCGTTGACCAAGGAGCCGACGCCGATCGAGTGGACCGAACCCGACGAGGTGCGGAAGTTGCCGACCGAGGATGCGGAAGAAAGCCGCGGCGGCATCGTCACTCACTGA
- a CDS encoding NuoB/complex I 20 kDa subunit family protein produces the protein MEEGSLGMGLMQPTGPSRDQVVAALGQELSDKGFIVTQVDKLVNWARTGSLWPMTFGLACCAVEMMHAYMARYDLDRFGIVPRGSPRQSDVMIVAGTLTNKMAPALRKVYDQMPEPRWVISMGSCANGGGYYHYSYAVVRGCDRIVPVDIYVPGCPPTAEALVYGILQLQKKIKRTTTIAR, from the coding sequence ATGGAAGAAGGGAGCCTTGGAATGGGATTGATGCAACCGACCGGCCCCTCGCGCGATCAGGTCGTGGCCGCGCTCGGCCAGGAGCTGTCGGACAAGGGCTTCATCGTCACCCAGGTCGACAAGCTGGTGAACTGGGCCCGCACGGGCTCGCTCTGGCCGATGACCTTCGGGCTCGCCTGCTGCGCCGTCGAGATGATGCACGCCTATATGGCGCGCTACGACCTCGACCGCTTCGGCATCGTGCCGCGCGGCAGCCCGCGCCAGTCCGACGTGATGATCGTGGCCGGCACGCTGACCAACAAGATGGCCCCGGCGCTGCGCAAGGTCTACGACCAGATGCCCGAGCCGCGCTGGGTCATCTCCATGGGCTCCTGCGCCAATGGCGGCGGCTACTACCACTATTCCTACGCGGTGGTGCGCGGCTGCGACCGCATCGTCCCGGTCGACATCTATGTGCCGGGCTGCCCGCCGACCGCCGAGGCGCTGGTCTACGGCATCCTGCAGCTGCAGAAGAAGATCAAGCGCACCACCACGATCGCGCGCTGA
- a CDS encoding Sec-independent protein translocase family protein — translation MGALSIWHWVIVLLLLIPAWPAWQIAKRAGLSGAWGLLMIFPVANLIAVWLFAFLSWPVDRHSEIRAN, via the coding sequence ATGGGCGCGCTCAGTATTTGGCATTGGGTCATCGTGCTTCTTCTGCTGATCCCGGCATGGCCAGCCTGGCAGATCGCCAAGCGCGCCGGGTTGAGCGGCGCCTGGGGGCTGCTGATGATCTTCCCGGTGGCGAATCTGATCGCGGTCTGGCTGTTTGCGTTTCTGAGCTGGCCGGTCGACCGGCACAGCGAAATTAGAGCGAACTAG
- a CDS encoding HU family DNA-binding protein, translating into MNKNDLIADVSTETGLSKGDAARAVDAVFDVITKSLKKGTEVRLVGFGTFVVTKRAASEGRNPRTGEKIEIPASKQPKFKAGKALKDAVN; encoded by the coding sequence GTGAACAAGAACGACCTCATTGCCGATGTCTCGACCGAGACCGGCTTGTCCAAAGGTGATGCGGCGCGTGCCGTCGATGCCGTCTTCGACGTCATCACCAAGTCGCTGAAGAAGGGCACCGAGGTCCGGCTCGTCGGCTTCGGCACCTTCGTCGTCACGAAGCGCGCCGCGTCCGAAGGACGCAACCCGCGCACGGGCGAGAAGATCGAGATCCCGGCGTCGAAGCAGCCCAAGTTCAAGGCCGGCAAGGCGCTCAAGGACGCGGTCAACTGA
- a CDS encoding NADH-quinone oxidoreductase subunit A codes for MSSLLAEYLPILIFLAIAIAVAGAAVGASLIVARQNPDAEKLSPYECGFDAFDDARRRFDVRFYLVSLLFIIFDLEVAFLFPWAVSLGDIGVFGFWSMVVFLGVLTVGFAYEWKKGALEWD; via the coding sequence ATGTCCTCGCTGCTAGCGGAATACCTCCCGATCCTCATTTTCCTGGCCATCGCCATCGCGGTCGCCGGCGCCGCCGTCGGGGCCTCCCTGATCGTGGCGCGCCAGAACCCGGATGCCGAGAAGCTGTCGCCCTACGAGTGCGGCTTCGACGCTTTCGACGATGCCCGCCGGCGCTTCGACGTGCGCTTCTACCTCGTGTCGCTGCTCTTCATCATCTTCGACCTGGAAGTCGCCTTCCTGTTCCCCTGGGCGGTATCGCTGGGCGACATCGGCGTCTTCGGGTTCTGGTCGATGGTGGTGTTCCTGGGCGTGCTGACCGTGGGCTTCGCCTACGAATGGAAGAAGGGAGCCTTGGAATGGGATTGA
- the nuoF gene encoding NADH-quinone oxidoreductase subunit NuoF: MLRDEDRIFRNLYGTDDWRLAGARRRGIWDNTKELIERGRDKIIDEVKKSDLRGRGGAGFPTGLKWSFMPKQSDGRPAYLVVNADESEPGTCKDREILRFDPHMLIEGCLVAGFAMGTVATYIYIRGEFYSEAIHLQAAIDEAYAAGLIGKNACGTGYNHDVYLHRGAGAYICGEETAQLESLEGKKGQPRLKPPFPAAVGLYGCPTTVNNVETIAVGPTILRRGADWWLKIGRPKNTGTKIFCISGHVNKPCNVEEEMGIPLKELIEKHAGGVRGGWDNLLAIIPGGSSVPLLPKSICDTVLMDFDSLREVKSGLGTAAVIVMDKSTDVIAAIARLSHFYMHESCGQCTPCREGTGWMWRVMERMVKGNASIEEIASLEDVTKQIEGHTICALGDAAAWPIQGLIRHFRPLLEQRINDYRGRTAKAAE, encoded by the coding sequence ATGCTGCGCGACGAAGACCGCATCTTCCGCAATCTCTACGGCACCGACGACTGGCGCCTCGCGGGCGCCAGGCGCCGCGGCATCTGGGACAACACCAAGGAGCTGATCGAGCGCGGCCGCGACAAGATCATCGACGAGGTCAAGAAGTCCGACCTGCGCGGGCGCGGCGGCGCCGGCTTCCCGACCGGCCTCAAATGGTCCTTCATGCCCAAGCAGTCGGACGGGCGCCCGGCCTATCTCGTCGTCAATGCCGACGAGTCCGAGCCCGGCACCTGCAAGGATCGCGAGATCCTGCGCTTCGACCCGCATATGCTGATCGAAGGCTGCCTGGTGGCCGGTTTCGCCATGGGCACGGTCGCGACCTACATCTATATCCGCGGCGAGTTCTATAGCGAAGCCATCCATCTCCAGGCCGCGATCGACGAGGCCTATGCGGCGGGGCTCATCGGCAAGAACGCCTGCGGCACCGGCTACAACCACGATGTCTACCTGCATCGCGGTGCCGGCGCCTATATCTGCGGCGAGGAAACGGCTCAGCTCGAAAGCCTCGAGGGCAAGAAGGGCCAGCCGCGCCTGAAGCCGCCTTTCCCGGCGGCGGTCGGGCTCTATGGCTGCCCGACCACGGTCAACAATGTGGAGACCATCGCGGTCGGGCCGACCATCCTGCGACGCGGCGCCGACTGGTGGCTCAAGATCGGCCGCCCCAAGAACACCGGCACCAAGATCTTCTGCATCTCCGGCCATGTGAACAAGCCGTGCAACGTGGAAGAGGAGATGGGCATTCCGCTCAAGGAGCTCATCGAGAAGCATGCCGGCGGCGTGCGCGGCGGCTGGGACAATCTCCTGGCGATCATCCCCGGCGGCTCCTCGGTGCCGCTCCTGCCGAAATCGATCTGCGACACGGTGCTGATGGATTTCGACAGCCTGCGCGAGGTCAAGTCGGGCCTCGGCACGGCGGCCGTGATCGTGATGGACAAATCCACCGACGTGATCGCCGCGATCGCGCGGCTCTCGCACTTTTACATGCATGAGAGCTGCGGCCAGTGCACGCCCTGCCGCGAGGGCACGGGCTGGATGTGGCGCGTCATGGAGCGGATGGTGAAGGGCAACGCCTCGATCGAGGAAATCGCCTCGCTCGAGGACGTGACCAAGCAGATCGAGGGCCACACCATCTGCGCGCTCGGCGATGCCGCGGCCTGGCCGATCCAGGGCCTGATCCGCCATTTCCGCCCGCTGCTCGAGCAGCGCATCAACGACTATCGCGGCCGCACCGCGAAGGCGGCGGAGTAG